The genomic window AACACCACTAAGTACCACAATGCAAATGAAGTATCTTCAATAAACATTATGAAATTGAATAAGTTTCTTATCAGCATCTCATTTTCACCAACCACAGGTGCAACGTTCCTCGTCCCAGAGCGATCTTCCTGGCAGCCGCCGCCTGCGGTCCGTCCACACCAGCGGCAGCAAACTGAAGCGATGTGCTTCGCTGCCAGCACGCCGAAAGATGAACAACAGCACCACAGGAGCAACTACATCGCCAACGGCAGCAGCCAAGTTGAAACAGCTATCCATCCAGAGCCAGGcgcagcacagcagcagcgtGGAATCCTTGGGTAAGTTCCCACCGGCCAGCAACCAACCCGAACAATCCCAGATTAGCCGATCCCCTTGTCCCCTTGCCACCCTCTGTTGTTGTTAGCccaaaatgcgaaaattaCGTTTGAAGCAATGATAAAAGTAAAACACTTGTCGGTACACACCGTAGGCCATCACCTGGCCACCAATCCCGCACCGTCGTCCGAGCACTGGAGATGCTACCACGGCGGCCGTTGGTCATGCTGCAAAGGTTTGTGCGCTCTGAAGCAATTGTCAACACCCCCACACCCACCGAAACCCCAACCCAGTCATTCGGTTTCTAATCGCACCCTATGTAGCCGCACCATTGATTCGTTCTACTTACTGGTATAATCACATATTCCACATTTTCAACCCCTAGTAAAGTTGTGAATCCTTGACTACTTGTTAATCTATTTAGTTAAAGATTTTATATTAATGAATTTCGGTTAGGAAGGATATTTCTTTATAATGTGTTCCATTTTCTTGGTTTAATTCCTAACTCTTTAAATATCACGCcaaaacagaaatatattttctcaTTTCGAATAGCCATTTGATATAGAGAAATAGCAAACTTTCGGCGCTTTCGCTTACACCATCGATTCACACACACCCTTCCCCACTCCCAATCCCACACCCACCTGGTATCTTGGGctatatgtataataaatgtgtatatacAACAGCGAACCTAATCTCATTCGTCCCACGCTAATTGTTAATTGCCATGATTTACAGACACCGTGACGCCTCAGCAGCTGGAGACGATCTCAGTGCATAGCATTATCGAAGCCTGGGAGCTGGCAAGCATTCCCAACACTCGCAACCTACTTCACGTCCTGGGATtcgatgaggaggaggaggtcaACCTGCAACAGCTCACCAAGGCGTTGGAGGAGGAGATGCGTGGCCTCGAGGGCGATCACGAGCAATCGAATATGCTGCGTGCTTTGGCTGCTCTGCAGGCCACTGAGTTGGGTAACTACCGACTTGCCTTTAGGCAGCAGCACGAGGAGAACCTCAAGCTGAGGGCCGATAATAAGGCGGCTAACCAAAGGGTGGCCTTGCTGGCCGTGGAAGTGGATGAGCGGCATGCCTCACTGGAGGATAACTCCAAGAagcaggtgcagcagctggagcaacGACACGCCAGCATGGTGAGGGAACTTACGCTGCGAATGAGCAATGATCGCGATCACTGGACCAGCATGACGGGAAAGCTCGAGGCGCAGCTTAAATCCCTTGAGCAGGAGGAGATTCGCCTCAGAACGGAACTCGAACTGGTGCGCACGGAGAACTTGGAGCTGGAGTCGGAGCAGCAGAAGGCTCACATCCAACTCACAGAGCTGCTCGAACAGAACATTAAGCTCAACCAGGAACTGGCCCAAAGGCCGAGCAGCATTAGTGGCACTCCGGAGCACAGTCCATTGCGACCAAGAAGGCATAGCGAGgacaaggaggaggagatgcTCCAGCTAATGGAGAAGCTGGCTGCTCTTCAAATGGAGAACGCCCAGCTGCGTGACAAGACTGACGAACTGACCATCGAAATCGAGAGCTTAAATGTTGAACTAATTCGTTCGAAAACCAAGGgcaaaaagcaagaaaaactAGAGAAACAAGAGGAGCAGGAGTCGGCGGCGACGGCCACCAAGAGGCGTGGAGATTCGCCGAGCAAAACAAACCTCACAGAGGAGAGCCCTCGTCTGGGAAAGCAGCGCAAGTGCACCGAAGGAGAACAGAGTGATGCCAGCAACAGCGGAGATTGGTTAGCTCTAAACTCTGAGCTGCAAAGAAGTCAAAGCCAAGATGAGGAGCTAACAAGCCTCAGGCAGCGGGTGGCTGAGTTGGAGAAGGAACTCAAGGCGGCAAAAGAAGGCAGATCTCTAACTCCGGAAAGCCGCTCCAAGGAACTGGAGGCTAGTCTCGAGCAAATGCAGCGCGCCTATGAGGATTGCGAGGACTACTGGCAAACAAAACTCAGCGAAGAGCGGCAGCTGTTCGAAAAGGAGCGACAGATCTACGAGGATGAGCAGCACGAGAGCGATAAGAAGTTCACCGAGCTGATGGAGAAGGTGCGCGAGTACGAGGAACAGTTCAGCAAGGATGGCCGTTTGTCGCCCATTGATGAGCGCGATATGCTGGAGCAGCAGTACTCAGAATTGGAGGCAGAGGCAGCCCAACTGCGCTCGAGCTCTATTGAAATGCTTGAGGAGAAGGCTCAGGAAATTAGTTCTCTGCAATCGGAGATAGAGGATTTGCGACAGAGATTGGGTGAGAGCGTCGAGATCCTCACTGGCGCCTGTGAACTCACATCGGAATCGGTAGCCCAACTGAGTGCCGACGCGGGAAAAAGTCCAGCCAGCTCACCTATCAGCTACCTCTGGCTGCAGAGCACCATCCAAGAGCCGGCGAAATCCCTTGCTGACTCCAAGGATGAAGCCACCGCCAGTGCCATCGAACTGCTCGGAGGCTCACCATCGCACAAGACAGCCAGCCGGTGAGTATGAGAAGAATCTCTGTGTGTAATTGGTGTGAGCATCCCTGTGTGTCCCTCATAATTTGCACTGTTTTGTCCTGTATATATGTTTTAGTTTGATCCCTCACATCTAACCATGTCTAATATAagttaatttaatattttttaagtgtatGTTTGTGcttgtttaataaatataatttaaattcataaaGAAACTCATCACATTTTCGAAAATTATTGATATATGATTTCAATAAAGACCGCTTACAttattacatattatataAAGGAATTGCACTTTTTCGGTTATGACATTAGCTGCTGGAACTGcttttatttggttaattttCCCATTTGTTTCATTCGACGTTTTCATTTCGCATCTAAATATTAGTTCGACAATTTGTTCAACggcgttttttattttttaaataatttgcatacaatGGTTCCTTAAACAGCAATAACCTCACCACTTCGGAAACATCCATCTTTAGCACAACACCCTTTGAAAGCTCTCAGTCGGGTCCTTCGCCAACAAACAGTGGCACCACCAACGCCTCCGGCGCCAATGCCGGTCCAGCTCCGATCAGCAAACCCAAGAGGGCCCAGAGCCCTCATCAGGCTCCATCGGAGGGAGAGATAGCCGATTGTGAGACGTCGTCGACGGCGTCCAACAAGAGCTTCGAATCCAACAGTAAAACGTCTTGCCTTAGCCACGAGAAGTGCAGCAGTCCGTCGGCACTGAAGGAGGAACTGAAGCGCCTTAAGTTCTTCGAGCTGTCGCTCAAGGAGCAGATCAAGGACTTGAGCCTGCAGCGGGACGGTCTGGTCATGGAACTGCAGCAATTGCAGGAGGCGCGACCAGTTCTCGAGAAGGCCTATGCGGTGAGCCGTGGATTTTGTTTATCGGagaatatttattaatcaaatttggTGACTTATCATTAGCGAACCACGCATCCAACGCTTCAGCAGCGACTGAACCAATTGGAGCTGCGAAATCGCCATCTGCAGAATGTCatcaagcagcagcagcaatacaCCGAGTCCCTGATGCAGCGTAAGTGGCAGAAACGTAACACTGACCAAGGACATTCAATTACTTTGTATGTCTTTATTAGAATCCTGGAGGCAGCATCAAGTGGAGCTCAACGATCTGCATAGCCGGATCGAAACCCAGGGTGTTTTGCTGGCCGAACAGACACAGCGACTGCAGAATGCCGACATCCTGGTGAAGGACCTCTATGTGGAGAACTCCCATCTGACGGCCACAGTGCAGCGGTTGGAGCAGCAGCGAGCTAGGGTTAACCTAattcaccagcagcagcaacagcagcgactTGTGGGCGGCGGACTGCCCGGCATGCCTTAGTTTGCCCCACCGGCAAACGGATATAGTTTATAGTTAATTATGAAAAAGACAACCTGAGGAGGGGTGCTCAGCATCAGCAGACATCGAACATGCACCTACCCATAGTTCGTTATGAATGTTTAGACATATTTAACACTCGGTAGATTAAGTTTGCATACTCGTCGTATTCGTACGTTGCGtttttgtgaatgaatgtgaATCCATGTTGTTCGACACGAGAGCACCGCAGCAATAACTACAGTGACTATAATCTAAACTTAAACTCACCCACGCGCAAATGAGGAACAATCCACACTAGTGTACCAATTTGTAACACATCTAGTAATCGACTAACTAATACGAATGGATAAACTATTTACACGAGCTAAAGGCATATATTCGATTGGACATAGACGAAGAAGTATCCACGTAATATATGTTCGTTCATGTCTCACTGCAATGTTGACCTTACTAATTGACTACTGAAACAGTTATcgtatattaattatattagaAGAAAcagtattttaaatttgttatgcGTCTGAGTAGGCGAGCACGTTTATCAATGTTTATCACGTGCCCAATcaaatgcatcggaattgttgttaattttattgatagagaaaatgaaaatgagcgTAAACAATGATCTATGATATTGATGTAATATGTAACGACAAAAGACCTGTAAAGCTGTAACCATACACACGAATCTATGTATTTAAATGCGATTTAAGTTAGCCAATACTCTTCAATATTGCTTTTGCGAACGCGACTTTTTGTTAAATCTATATTCGTCCCAATAACTCACTCGATTTATatgtaaagaaaaaaaaacctcaACTTAGTTTATCAATCACACGATTTTGTGTAATCAGTGCTTAAATCAATACTTTCGATCAAAATAGAAGTTTActttttaaaagtataaaaaaataatacaacaaaaaaaccaaatatacaattatttataaaaccaaCTTGCgataaattgattttattattaataataattaaaaggaatgggggaatttgttttatactttttaaaatatgtttgcctTTTAAAATTCTAAGATCTATAAAGTTTTCAACCATTATAAATctagttttaaattatatagtGATAAGATTAAGATAGCaagaattttgtttattgctACAAAATGTatgttaaaattttattacgaagttcaaattcgaaatatttatCTGATCTtagtttttcccttttttaattgttttaaatataatatcgATGTTCAAATGGTTGACACAATCGAAGTATCGATACCACTTCGCTGTTTCTTCCAGCTCTATCGTGCACGCGCTGTTAAAGTTTATTTGTACTGTTAACGCGAATTGgattaaaatgttttgttttttgttagttttcgGTATAAATGTGTTTCTAGTGCATTTAACAACTGGTGAGTGTGCGTTGTAGTGTATAAACTTTAAGGCAATTATACTGGATCCCTGAAAAGCTGCAGAATACAAGGGTTTTCCATGATGCGCgcggttgtgtgtgtgtttggtgcACTGCCAGTGCATGTgactttgtgtgtgtgtgtgtgcggtttgttttgttattcGATGCGCAGAACGggaatatataattaaattaggCATTTTGTTGGCGAAACCATATTGTAATCAAGGCCTTTAAAGTTGACCCTCAAATCGAAGCAGGAAAAATCATTAGTTAGGTGTTGAAGACCATGAAGTATGTGGTACAAAATGTTAAGGACACCCTTTTCCGCTGAATTGTTTAAGCCAtatataatcaaaaatattgtttgtgtatatatgtacttttGTTTATGTCAAGTGATACATTTTCTCAGCAACAGGCATTAAAGTGTTATTCTTGTTGGATATTCATATCTTTGCCAATTGGAAATAGAACTAGATGCGACGAAAAAATTTTCTGCAAGTGCATTCGATTCTGTTTCGGttctataaataattatagaCAATTACATTGTTTACGGTAGAAACATGTTTGATAACAGCGATGGCACATTGCATTGCACTCTGTTAACAGAGAGCttctataaaaatatttgtgattacattatttttttatattgctTCATATTCTTTACATATGTTTTATTGTCTTTCCTCAGTGCGAAAATCAGGTTGTGTTTAACTTGTGGGATTCTAAAATGTTAATAAACATGCTtatttcttcctttttttttacatatgtgtACCCTTTCTACATATATTTGACTTCAaccaacattttaaatatttcacattttatagCCTACTTTTCGGCTGCTATGATCAAGTAATTTCGATTTAGAGGAATTTTCAACTATTTGTAAAACACCGAATATGTTGATTTCTTCATTATTTACGCTCTTATTACACTCTTGCTTCAAATTTCACTTTGATGCTCTGCGCTGTGCGCAGTACAATTCCGCTCTCCAAAGTGAGATCCTCTAACCGAGTGGCGGGCAATAGTTTGAAGTTCCTAATGACCGTTGCCAGGAGCACCTTCATCTCCAGGATGCCGAATTTCTGACCAATGCAATTCCTTGGGCCTGCACTGAAGGGCACAAAAGCGAAGGGATGGCGATTCACAGCGTTCTCTGGCAGAAAACGCTCAGGCAGGAACTGATTTGGGTTCGGGAAATGGCGTGGGTCTCTCATGATGTCGTAAAGGTGGATGCTTATCTGGGCATTTTTTGGTAGGATTAAACCATTCATTACACTTTCCTCCACACATTTTCTGCCAATGATCGGTGCTGAGGGAAACAGCCTCAGCGATTCCTTGATGACACACTCCAAATGGACCAGTTCGTTGAACTGGAACATACTGATTTCATCAACGTCTTCGGGAAGATTTTGTATCTCTTCGTAGCACCGCTGTTGCACATCCTCGTGCAGAGCCAACAGGAGCAGTGTGAAGATTAGGCTGGTTGATGTGGTATCGTATCCGCCAAACATAAAAGTATTGACCTCATCACAGATACCCTGATGATCGATCTTGCCCTCCGCCTCAGCTGCCAAAAGGGTATCCAGCATGGCGTATCGCTGCTTCTTGCCGAATTCATCAACTTCTCCGAGTTGTTTCTGCTTGAATTGCTGCCTTTTCCGTTGGATGATACCGCTCGAGAAGCCGTGAATAGTACGTAGTATCTTGGAATACTTTCGATAGTCTCCGAAAAGAAAGAAGTACCAGTTGTAGAACATCAGCGGATTGCACATGCGCTGattgaaaactatttcaaagtCATGGATGGCCTTTCTGTACTCGTTTCCTTCCGACATGTCATCTAGTTTTACGCCCAGGGCCGTTTCtataacataaaatataaaatatgaatatgtaataaaattttataactAGATGATTAGGCTTGCCGCAAATATTGTTTAGAGTAAACTGTGGAATAATCTGGTTAAGTTCAAGTTCGCAGCCCACGTTTTTGTCCAGTATTTGGATAAACTTTTTGCTCTCCTCTCTAAAATGATATTAATGATCAATTAGTAgttaatatgttaaaaaagtCACTCACTTAAAAATGAAGAGAAAAGACTGcagaatattaaaatgaaaagccGGCGTCAAAGTTTTTCTTCTTGAGTGCCATTTTTGATCTACAAcgaattcaattaattaatatttatgattacATACGACTGGTCACCTGTGCTTATCAGCAGCCCGTCTCCCAAAAAGGGCCTTATCAAATCATAAGCCATGTTCTTGGTAGTAATTTTGGTGTTCTGAAATATTTCTTCAGCTTCTTCGGCACGAACTATATTATATTCTGGTGCAAATAGGAAGTACCATAGATAATTTTGTCCATTGGCTTTGGCAGTGGACTCTCGTATAAAGTTAAAAATAGTAGCtgcaatatatataaataattagtTGTAAGCATACAACGATTTACATTCAATATATACCAGGCgttaaattaagtaaatcAAAGTTGTTGCCAAATCGCGTTTTTCCAGGAATTAAGAATACTTTGCTTTCTAATGGACTGCCATCCGCTGTTCTCACTCGTTTacataatgaaaaaataaagtatGTTTTATTAAGTTGTCTCAGCAGGAGCCAAAGGACTCCAATCAAAAGTGTAGACCCCAGAAGAGCGATCCACATTTTTAGGCTTTGGGGAACCGTACTACTGCGAACTTCAAAACCCACTGAGCTAAGGCATACCCAACGAAAAGAAAAGGCCCATGAAAAAGCTCTTTGTTATcggaatattttattttattgttcaATTCTAGTCATTGAGTTTTCACGTTCTGTTATAAAAAAATCTATAAAGTTCAAACTGAATGTACAAAAGTAGAACTGCTAGTCTAGCGGTTTATTTATTATCCCTAAACACCAGCTTAACCTTAACATTTTGCCGCGTACGCAGCACAATTCCATTTTCAAAAGTAAGGTCCTCGAGGAGAGTAACAGGTAATATCCTAAAATTCCTGATGACCGCTGTCAGCAGAACTTTTATCTCAAGGATTGCAAACTTTTGACCAATGCAATTCCGTTGTCCTGCACTAAAAGGCACAAAAGCGAAGGGATGACGATTCACGGTGTTCTCCGGAAGGAAACGATCCGGTTGAAACATTTTCGGGTTTGCAAAATGCCGGGGATCCCTCATGATTTCATAGATGTGAATGTTGATTTGTGTATCCTTCGGCATGATCAAACCGTTGACCACGCCCTCCTCCACGCAGCGACGTCCAATGAAAGGGACCGAAGGAAACAACCGCAGAGATTCCTTGATCACACACTCCATATAGATCAGTTCATTAAACTGGAACACACTGATATCATCGCTGTCCTCGGGAAGGTATTTGATCTCCTCGTAGCAACGCCTTTGAACATCCTCGTGGAGGGCCAGCATGAGCATGGTAAAGATTAGGCATGTGGAGGTAGTATCGTATCCCTCGAACATGAAGGTGTTGACCTCATCGCAGATTCCCTGATGATCGATCTGACCCTCTGCTTCGGCTGCCAAAAGGGTATCCAGCATGGCGTATCTCTGCTTCTTGCCAAATTCATCCTCTTGACCGAGCTGTTTGCTCTTGAAAAGACTCCGCCTTTTCTCTATGATGTTACTGGAGAACTCGTGggctatttttaaattattaaccTGCTTCCGATAGTCAccgaatagatagaaatacACTACGTTATAGAAGAAGGGGTTGCATAAGCGTTGCTGCATCACTTCTTCAATGGCGTGAATCGACTTGCGATATCGAATACCCTCCGTCATGTCATCTAGTTTTACTCCCAGTGCGGTTTCTGCAATTATATTATTCACATAGAAATTCTCAGCATAGTTGTATGAACGGTGAGTGAAAATTGCTGCTATAATTATGATTCATactaaaaatttatttcattgaTGAGATAGGGAGTAATTTCTGTATTTGCTAGTCAGCATgagttatatttattatagtCAGCATGAGTTATATTTACTGTAGTCAGCATGAGTTATACATTTTAGTATATATTCAAAGGTGGCGTTATCAATTCATACATGTACTTGGACTTACCGCAAACATTGTTTAGTGTGAACTGAGGAATAACCTGATTTAGCTCCAAATCCTTATCCACACTTCGATGCAGGACTTTCACCAGCTTACTGCACTCTTCCCTGAAAAGCGATCGTGCTTACAACTTACTTAACCTTTGTTATTTTGTAAACTCACTTGAATATGGTCAGAAAAGACTGCAATAcattgaaatgaaaagcagGAGTCAGGGCTTTTCGTCTAGAGTGCCATTTCTGATCTATATTTGGTTGAAAATcctttaaacaaattaaagttaagtaaaaaaattttaaatacctGTGCTAGTCAGCAATCCTTCGCCCAAAAACGGTTTCAGAAGGTCATAGATCATATTTTTGGTGATAAGCTTGGGACTTTGGAATATTTCCTCGGCTTCCTCGGCCCGAACCACATTGTACATGGGTGCACGGAAAAAATACCAGAGATAATTCCGACCTTTTGCTTCGGCAGATGCATCTCTCATAAAGTTAAAGATGCTTtctgaaatatatttcaaaccACGCTAATAACGGTTTAGTGTTGATTTCGTTTTACCTACCAGATGTAAAGTTTAGAAGGTCGAAGTTGTTTCCAAATCGGGTTTTTGTCGGAGTTACGTAAATCTTGCTTTCCAGCAAACTACCGTCTTCAGGGCGAATTCGTTTACACAAACTTAGAATGAAATAGGTCTTATTTAAATGGGTCCACAGTTTGCAGAAGATGAAAATCAAAAGTGGAACAGAAAAAAGGGCTTCCAAAATCATTTCCACGTTAATATAATATTCCGACTAGAGGTTCTAATACCTTCCAGATCAAGCTCTGATCTATAAATGCCGAATACTGATTAGAACTCAGTGATCGGAACAATTGAGTTTTGTAAAATCAATATTTACTTAGTATAAAACATGTTCCCATGCGGCATGCAATTGATGGGTATATTTAATTACTTATAGTGCAATGCATTTTCAACGTGtttaaaacgttttttgaattttacgatatttatgtacatatatttgaatttgtCTTTCACGTAAGCTTTAACTTAAGCTCTATAAAACAGTACAAAGTCGTCGATAGTTTTGCAGCTTTGCAAATGTATTATAAAAAAGTACCCTCTTTATAAAAAGCCAACCAGTAATTAacttaaatgtttataagAGTCACGAACGTATTGCTTAAGTTAATTACATGTTAGGATCTGTTTTATTCAatctatttaataataatccGCTTTGATGTAACTGAGAATATGATCACTTCTTTTGAATCGGTAACAGTATTACTGGTTTATTTGTCTctatatattacatattacaaataaatgatttttggttttcgctAAAATTACAATAAGAAATATTCTTCATGTGACCCTTTTCGTTAACTTTACTTTGATATTCTGCTGAGTGCGCAGTACAATTCCGTTCTCGAAAGTGAGATCCTCCAGCTGAGTGGCGGGCAGGAGCCTAAAGTTCCTGACCACAGCGGCCAGGAGCACCTTCATCTCCAGAATGGCAAACTTCTGGCCAATGCAATTCCTCTGGCCAGCACTGAAGGGCACGAAGGCAAAGGGATGGCGATTCACAGTGTTTTCTGGAAGAAAACGCTCGGGCTGAAACTGATTTGGTTTCGGGAAATGTCGCGGATCCCTCATGATGTCGTATATGTGGATGCTGATCTGTGTGTCCTTTGGCATCACCATTCCATTCACCACAGTCTCCTCCACACATTGGCGCCCAATAAATGGCACTGATGGAAACATTCTCAGCGATTCCTTGATCACACACTCCAAGTAGACTAGTTCGTTGAACTGAAACACACTGACGTCGTCGCTGTCCTCGGGAAGACTTTCCACCTCCTCGTAGCACTTCTTCTGGACATCCTCGTGGAGGGCCAGCATGAGGAGGGTGAATATTAGACACGTAGAGGTGGTATCGTAGCCCTCGAACATGAAGGTATTGACCTCATCGCAGATACCCTGATGATCGATCTGTCCCTCTGCTTCGGCTGCTAACAGGGTATCCAGCATGGCGTATCGCTGCTTCCTGCCAAATTCATCGACTTCTCCAAGTTGTTTCTGCCGGAATTGCTGCCTTTTTCGTTCGATAATGCGGCTTGAGAAGTCGTGAACTATCCGAAGTTTCTGCACATGCTTTCTGTAGTCTCCGTAGAGGAAGAAATACCAGTTGTAGTACATCAGCGGATTGCACACGCGTTGAATGAGAACTTCCTCGATGGCATGAATGGCCTTTCTATACTCGTTGCCCTCCGACATGTCATCCAGCTTCACTCCCAGAGCAGTTTCTGTAAATGGTATGAATTAGTATAAATGTAATTAGATGTGATCGCTTTAGCTTACCGCATATATTATTCAAAGTGAATGGCGGAATAACCTGGTTAAGTTCCAGTTCAGCGTCTAAGTTTTTCTCCAAGACGTTTAGGAATTTCTTGCACTCTTCCCTAAATTAaacacatattttatttgcaattgtAATAAGGAATTGTTAACTCAAACTTACTTGAAAATACCCAAGAACGACTGCAGGACATTGAAGTGAAAGGCCGGCGTTAAAGCCTTGCGTCTGGAGTGCCATTTGTGATCTTGAAATCTTCGACTgattagtaaatataataCTGCAATCAATATTGACTGACTCACCCGTGCTTATCAGCAGTCCGTCTCCCAAAAACGGTCTTATCAGTTCGTAAACCACGTTCTTGGTTATCAGCTTGGTGCTCTGGAATATCTCCTCAGCTTCCTCGGCCCGAACCACATTATACATGGGTGCATATAGAAAATACCACAGATAATTCTGACCCTTTGCCTTGGCTGTCGATTCTCgcacaaaattaaaaacactaGCTGCAATAAAACAGTAAAAGTAGTTATAAAGTTATAAACCTTGTGAGTAGCATTACGAACCCGGCGTAAAGTTGAGAATATCCAAGTTATTGCCAAATCGCGTTTTTCCCGGCATTAGGGCCACTTTGCTCTCCAATGGGCTGCCATCCTCGGTTCGCACTCGTTTCGTCAATGAAAGTATAAAGTAGGTTTTgttaatatgttttaaaagaAGCGCCAGGGCCGCCAACAAAATTGGGGTCCCCAGCAGAGCGATCCACATTTCGGCGCAAAATTCTCCGCTCGGTCCGTTCTACAGGCAATTTCAGTACCCACTGAGCTTTGGCGTATCATCAAGCCTCAATAATCATAATCAATTGTAtgtagtatagtatagtatagtatacggtttaaaacaataacaatcgCAAAACAGCTTTCTGTTATCAACCAATTATATGGTTGGATTATTTCAATTATGGCTGCTGGGATTGTTAGGTTCTTTTGATACATACACTTGAACTTGCTATTTATAATTTTGGATATTGTATAGTTGTGATGTTTAGTTTCAAATCATTCCAAAATTTCAGGTATTTTCCCACAGAATTTGATTGTTGGTGTTAAATGTTTAATCATAGTTTTCTTATCTTTTAAGTTATTTTAGTCTGCAAGGTTGTGTTATTACTCGCGGTTATAAATGCGTCAAGGGTCAATTGCGATTGTCAAATGGTTAGTAGTAGAGCGATTAGTTGTGTCAACAAAAACAggataaaaaaataataattggaacatttatttttataacaatCCAGCACGTAAACCTCTTAGACTGTCAGAAATGAAACTAATTGCTTGCTAATGCATATAAGTTATATTGTCATGCTATCGAATTCAAAgcgttttggttttatttttgttggcaTTATGGGTTATAATTAGTGCCTATAAGTATACACAGGAAATTCAGTTTG from Drosophila yakuba strain Tai18E2 chromosome 2L, Prin_Dyak_Tai18E2_2.1, whole genome shotgun sequence includes these protein-coding regions:
- the LOC6528166 gene encoding blastoderm-specific protein 25D isoform X4, producing the protein MEVSADPYEQKLYQMFRSCETQCGLLDEKSLLKLCSLLELRDQGSALIASLGGSHQLGVSFGQFKEALLNFLGSEFDGTTSSGFIERSLVITDEPLTSTYIESPPESSDREVSPKLVVGTKKYGRRSRPQHGIYEFSVTDSDNTDEDQSQQQQKQRNLNGCDELGVQVQRSSSQSDLPGSRRLRSVHTSGSKLKRCASLPARRKMNNSTTGATTSPTAAAKLKQLSIQSQAQHSSSVESLDTVTPQQLETISVHSIIEAWELASIPNTRNLLHVLGFDEEEEVNLQQLTKALEEEMRGLEGDHEQSNMLRALAALQATELGNYRLAFRQQHEENLKLRADNKAANQRVALLAVEVDERHASLEDNSKKQVQQLEQRHASMVRELTLRMSNDRDHWTSMTGKLEAQLKSLEQEEIRLRTELELVRTENLELESEQQKAHIQLTELLEQNIKLNQELAQRPSSISGTPEHSPLRPRRHSEDKEEEMLQLMEKLAALQMENAQLRDKTDELTIEIESLNVELIRSKTKGKKQEKLEKQEEQESAATATKRRGDSPSKTNLTEESPRLGKQRKCTEGEQSDASNSGDWLALNSELQRSQSQDEELTSLRQRVAELEKELKAAKEGRSLTPESRSKELEASLEQMQRAYEDCEDYWQTKLSEERQLFEKERQIYEDEQHESDKKFTELMEKVREYEEQFSKDGRLSPIDERDMLEQQYSELEAEAAQLRSSSIEMLEEKAQEISSLQSEIEDLRQRLGESVEILTGACELTSESVAQLSADAGKSPASSPISYLWLQSTIQEPAKSLADSKDEATASAIELLGGSPSHKTASRTTPFESSQSGPSPTNSGTTNASGANAGPAPISKPKRAQSPHQAPSEGEIADCETSSTASNKSFESNSKTSCLSHEKCSSPSALKEELKRLKFFELSLKEQIKDLSLQRDGLVMELQQLQEARPVLEKAYARTTHPTLQQRLNQLELRNRHLQNVIKQQQQYTESLMQQSWRQHQVELNDLHSRIETQGVLLAEQTQRLQNADILVKDLYVENSHLTATVQRLEQQRARVNLIHQQQQQQRLVGGGLPGMP
- the LOC6528166 gene encoding blastoderm-specific protein 25D isoform X5, which translates into the protein MGTRLYYRRSGGQLTDPIIEKLAARFERSLVITDEPLTSTYIESPPESSDREVSPKLVVGTKKYGRRSRPQHGIYEFSVTDSDNTDEDQSQQQQKQRNLNGCDELGVQVQRSSSQSDLPGSRRLRSVHTSGSKLKRCASLPARRKMNNSTTGATTSPTAAAKLKQLSIQSQAQHSSSVESLGHHLATNPAPSSEHWRCYHGGRWSCCKDTVTPQQLETISVHSIIEAWELASIPNTRNLLHVLGFDEEEEVNLQQLTKALEEEMRGLEGDHEQSNMLRALAALQATELGNYRLAFRQQHEENLKLRADNKAANQRVALLAVEVDERHASLEDNSKKQVQQLEQRHASMVRELTLRMSNDRDHWTSMTGKLEAQLKSLEQEEIRLRTELELVRTENLELESEQQKAHIQLTELLEQNIKLNQELAQRPSSISGTPEHSPLRPRRHSEDKEEEMLQLMEKLAALQMENAQLRDKTDELTIEIESLNVELIRSKTKGKKQEKLEKQEEQESAATATKRRGDSPSKTNLTEESPRLGKQRKCTEGEQSDASNSGDWLALNSELQRSQSQDEELTSLRQRVAELEKELKAAKEGRSLTPESRSKELEASLEQMQRAYEDCEDYWQTKLSEERQLFEKERQIYEDEQHESDKKFTELMEKVREYEEQFSKDGRLSPIDERDMLEQQYSELEAEAAQLRSSSIEMLEEKAQEISSLQSEIEDLRQRLGESVEILTGACELTSESVAQLSADAGKSPASSPISYLWLQSTIQEPAKSLADSKDEATASAIELLGGSPSHKTASRNNLTTSETSIFSTTPFESSQSGPSPTNSGTTNASGANAGPAPISKPKRAQSPHQAPSEGEIADCETSSTASNKSFESNSKTSCLSHEKCSSPSALKEELKRLKFFELSLKEQIKDLSLQRDGLVMELQQLQEARPVLEKAYARTTHPTLQQRLNQLELRNRHLQNVIKQQQQYTESLMQQSWRQHQVELNDLHSRIETQGVLLAEQTQRLQNADILVKDLYVENSHLTATVQRLEQQRARVNLIHQQQQQQRLVGGGLPGMP